One genomic window of Luteitalea pratensis includes the following:
- a CDS encoding winged helix-turn-helix domain-containing protein translates to MRFYEFDQFRIDTKRHLLMRDGGPVAIKGRAFETLVLLVEHAGRLLEKEELMNRLWPETAVEEANLTQNIFEVRKALGEVPGEQRFIATVARRGYRFVAEVRAIAEEAAADDDPAAVDGQSKVPLVETKRVEGRTVIYAGVAAAIVLSLLGTGLYVVSRRPPPVVSGTPSSTPNAKRLTYGSGLQTDVSWSPDGRRIAYAWNRGGNFDIWVQSIDGGDPTQVTSSPGDDRQPAWSPDGQRLVFRSESDGGGLFTADVQAGPVRRIASYGHRPAWMPDGRDVVFMDSDGLRAAFIVAADGGEAPRRILEAELSRTIWAASAIHPEGRISVITTGKNFPDGVFFVADRTNSRLRAVDTSAAVPFGLLEPNTLRSLTWNASGTGLIVGAVSDGVPTLWRVPVEPVSLRWRTPERLTTAPMRAEASAVSPDGTRVAFTNAHTSTRAWLFPFDANGARLMGDGRALTDEDLALVTLSLAPDGAALCYGAREAGRNRIRLLHTNLATGRTTFLAETREGVISRNGRRVAYPLTRTGSRSTGANTSREFALAVRELDGRERLVSRWGRGGMLADDWAPDDKAVLGSWIEQGFPGQTALAIWPIGPMMATRPGRVLVESSGVNFWQARYSPDNRWVSFVAQRMRNPGTVEIGIVAESSNHASTWTRLLEDHVWPDKPRWSPDGRTLYFLSRGAGGYFNLWGVPIDPARGAQAGKPFQVTHFNSPDWHIEPNMATAGLGLASDRLVLPMQNVKGSIWLLSGVSP, encoded by the coding sequence GTGCGTTTCTACGAGTTCGACCAATTCCGCATCGATACGAAACGCCACCTGCTGATGCGCGACGGCGGGCCCGTTGCCATCAAGGGCAGGGCATTCGAGACGCTGGTGCTGCTGGTCGAGCACGCCGGCCGGCTCCTCGAGAAGGAGGAGCTGATGAACCGGCTCTGGCCCGAGACGGCCGTCGAGGAGGCGAACCTCACCCAGAACATCTTCGAAGTGCGGAAGGCTTTGGGCGAAGTGCCGGGAGAGCAGCGGTTCATCGCTACAGTCGCCCGGCGAGGTTATCGCTTCGTCGCGGAGGTCCGCGCGATCGCAGAGGAGGCCGCAGCGGACGATGACCCGGCAGCCGTGGATGGGCAGTCCAAGGTGCCGCTCGTCGAGACCAAGCGCGTCGAGGGCCGGACGGTCATCTACGCAGGTGTGGCGGCGGCGATTGTGCTGTCGCTGCTGGGGACGGGGCTTTACGTGGTGTCCAGGCGTCCGCCACCGGTCGTCTCCGGCACCCCGTCGTCCACACCCAACGCGAAGCGACTCACCTACGGCTCGGGTCTGCAGACTGACGTGAGCTGGTCACCCGACGGCCGGCGGATCGCCTACGCGTGGAACCGTGGCGGGAACTTCGACATCTGGGTGCAGAGCATCGATGGCGGCGATCCGACCCAGGTGACCAGTTCGCCGGGCGACGACAGGCAGCCGGCCTGGTCGCCGGATGGCCAGCGTCTGGTCTTTCGTTCCGAATCTGACGGCGGTGGCCTCTTCACCGCGGACGTCCAAGCCGGTCCCGTGCGGCGAATCGCGTCATACGGGCACCGCCCCGCATGGATGCCCGATGGCCGCGACGTCGTGTTCATGGACAGCGACGGTCTCCGCGCGGCGTTCATCGTCGCAGCCGACGGCGGCGAGGCCCCCCGCCGAATTCTCGAGGCCGAGCTCAGTCGCACTATCTGGGCGGCGAGCGCGATCCATCCCGAGGGGAGGATCTCGGTCATCACTACCGGCAAGAACTTTCCAGACGGCGTGTTTTTCGTCGCCGATCGGACCAATAGCCGGCTCAGGGCCGTCGATACGAGCGCCGCTGTACCGTTCGGGTTGCTCGAACCCAACACTCTCCGAAGCCTCACATGGAATGCGTCCGGAACGGGGTTGATTGTCGGAGCCGTGAGTGACGGCGTGCCGACCCTCTGGCGTGTCCCGGTGGAACCAGTGAGCCTGCGTTGGCGAACGCCCGAGCGCCTGACGACCGCACCAATGAGGGCCGAGGCCTCGGCTGTTTCACCGGACGGCACCCGCGTGGCGTTCACGAATGCGCACACGTCGACCCGCGCCTGGCTGTTCCCGTTCGATGCCAACGGCGCCCGGCTCATGGGCGACGGCCGGGCGCTGACCGACGAGGATCTCGCGCTCGTGACTCTCAGTCTCGCCCCTGACGGGGCGGCTCTCTGCTATGGTGCGCGTGAGGCAGGGCGAAACCGAATCCGCCTGTTGCACACCAATCTGGCCACCGGCCGCACGACATTCCTCGCCGAAACCCGTGAGGGCGTGATTTCCCGGAACGGGCGCAGGGTGGCCTACCCTTTGACACGCACCGGATCCAGGTCTACTGGGGCAAACACCTCCCGTGAATTTGCGCTGGCCGTTCGTGAACTCGACGGCCGGGAACGGCTGGTGAGCCGGTGGGGACGGGGCGGAATGCTTGCCGACGATTGGGCACCGGACGACAAGGCCGTTCTCGGATCCTGGATCGAACAAGGCTTTCCCGGGCAAACCGCGTTGGCGATCTGGCCCATCGGTCCGATGATGGCCACGCGACCCGGCCGAGTGCTAGTCGAGTCAAGCGGCGTGAACTTTTGGCAGGCTCGCTACTCACCCGATAACCGATGGGTGAGTTTTGTCGCCCAGCGCATGCGGAATCCCGGAACTGTCGAGATCGGGATCGTTGCGGAGAGCAGCAATCATGCCTCGACGTGGACGCGGCTACTCGAGGATCACGTCTGGCCAGACAAGCCGCGGTGGTCTCCGGATGGGCGCACCCTGTACTTCCTCTCGCGGGGAGCCGGCGGCTACTTCAACCTGTGGGGCGTACCCATTGATCCGGCGCGCGGCGCGCAAGCCGGGAAGCCGTTTCAAGTCACGCACTTCAACTCGCCCGATTGGCACATCGAGCCCAACATGGCTACTGCCGGCCTCGGTCTCGCCAGTGACCGACTGGTGCTTCCCATGCAGAACGTGAAAGGCAGCATCTGGCTCTTGTCGGGTGTGAGCCCGTAG
- a CDS encoding integrase core domain-containing protein yields MRVLLAASQGATPSESTPLVLAYAGVENVNAQIDALLATGVLRRRMAMTELKVSNSMIEAWWRSLKHHWLFLHALDSVATVRRLAAFYVDEHNRVLPHSAFHGQTPDEMYFGTGQGVPAELATRAEAARRARLQANRSVNCDACPALTVAVRTRDSRPTSRALA; encoded by the coding sequence GTGAGAGTCCTCCTCGCCGCCAGTCAGGGTGCCACGCCCTCGGAGAGCACGCCACTCGTGCTGGCGTACGCGGGTGTGGAGAACGTCAACGCGCAGATCGACGCACTGCTCGCCACGGGCGTGCTCCGGCGACGAATGGCCATGACGGAGCTGAAAGTCTCGAACTCGATGATCGAAGCCTGGTGGCGTTCGCTCAAACACCACTGGCTCTTTCTGCACGCGCTCGACAGCGTCGCGACGGTGCGGCGCCTGGCGGCGTTCTACGTCGACGAGCACAACCGCGTGCTGCCGCATTCGGCATTTCACGGCCAGACGCCAGACGAGATGTATTTCGGAACGGGCCAAGGAGTCCCGGCGGAACTCGCCACGCGCGCGGAGGCGGCACGCCGAGCACGCCTACAGGCCAACCGATCAGTGAACTGCGACGCATGTCCGGCACTCACGGTGGCGGTGAGAACTCGCGACTCACGGCCCACGTCGCGGGCTCTCGCCTAG
- a CDS encoding toll/interleukin-1 receptor domain-containing protein, with protein MFISYVRADADKIDKLALDLYRHGIDTWTDRDLRPGQRWKVTIRQAIRQGASFLACFSPEVFKRDRTYMYEEITSAIEVLRETPADRTWFIPVRLDSCEVPELDIGAGMTLRDFQWVDVFPDWEAGVNALVSAIRPSLTRQALLPSRNEPRLPPLRFEPGKGVSEAWRLVWTALFQLKVAGDALLTCVDDHNLRRYAGLLDAATSKVGEFAFYFDRDDFEQLEVLLHGALTFSRGKRDVRDYALLGPTIDGTKLDEIRRVIEVNLNEFEQFSQVLEGLRDRYAVRTAAAPGHPVSSSDARSRRKVSALSAAAVRSRSRAEIRRAAEALVRRGEVTLTTDCPRGHGTLREWDGLPRCWECGWPWK; from the coding sequence GTGTTTATCTCCTACGTGCGCGCCGATGCTGACAAGATCGACAAGCTTGCGCTCGACTTGTATCGGCATGGCATCGACACGTGGACCGACCGCGATCTTCGTCCTGGGCAGCGGTGGAAGGTGACCATTCGCCAAGCCATCCGGCAAGGTGCCTCATTCCTGGCGTGCTTCTCGCCCGAGGTCTTCAAGCGTGATCGCACTTACATGTATGAGGAGATCACCTCCGCGATCGAGGTTCTCCGGGAGACGCCAGCAGATCGCACGTGGTTCATTCCCGTGCGGCTGGACAGCTGTGAAGTGCCTGAACTCGACATCGGTGCCGGCATGACGCTGCGCGATTTTCAGTGGGTCGACGTCTTCCCCGATTGGGAGGCGGGGGTGAACGCCCTTGTCAGCGCCATTCGCCCGTCGTTGACACGCCAAGCCTTACTGCCCTCGCGCAACGAGCCGCGTCTCCCGCCGTTGCGGTTCGAGCCGGGAAAGGGCGTTTCAGAGGCCTGGCGGTTGGTTTGGACGGCGCTTTTCCAGCTCAAAGTTGCGGGCGACGCTTTGCTGACGTGCGTTGACGATCACAACCTCCGCCGATATGCCGGCCTGCTCGATGCGGCCACCAGCAAAGTGGGCGAGTTCGCCTTCTATTTCGACCGAGACGACTTCGAGCAACTGGAAGTTCTGTTGCACGGGGCTCTGACGTTCAGCCGTGGAAAACGTGACGTCCGTGATTACGCGCTCCTCGGGCCGACAATTGACGGGACCAAGCTGGACGAAATCAGGAGAGTCATCGAGGTCAACTTGAACGAGTTCGAGCAGTTCTCCCAAGTGCTGGAGGGTTTACGAGACCGGTACGCGGTGAGAACAGCCGCGGCGCCCGGACATCCCGTGTCGAGCTCTGACGCGCGAAGCCGACGGAAGGTTTCCGCGCTCAGTGCTGCTGCCGTGCGAAGCAGGTCCCGGGCCGAAATACGAAGGGCCGCTGAGGCTCTTGTGCGCCGAGGGGAAGTCACTCTTACAACCGATTGCCCACGCGGCCACGGCACGCTTCGGGAGTGGGACGGGTTACCCCGCTGCTGGGAGTGCGGGTGGCCGTGGAAGTAG
- a CDS encoding DDE-type integrase/transposase/recombinase encodes MPLRRILRFLHVSPSRSHAWRRRQRACALDDRASCPRSSPQRLTRGEIQAIEDMVTSSAYRHVPTRTLAVLAQRLCTVGASPSTWYRLVRKHGWRRPRLRVHPSKPKVGVRTARPDEMWHIDTTVIRLLDGTRAYVHAVIDNFSRRILAWHVADAFAPGNSVAVLLAATEGAAVSHGVPVVLAGVENVNAQIDALLETGVLRRLLAMTELKFSNSMIEAWWRSLKHQWLFLHALDSVATVRRLVAFYVDEHNHVLPHAAFQGQTPDEMYFRRNWHHA; translated from the coding sequence ATGCCGCTGCGACGGATCCTGCGGTTCCTGCATGTGTCGCCGAGCCGGTCTCACGCTTGGCGCCGTCGGCAGCGCGCGTGTGCACTCGACGATCGGGCATCGTGTCCCCGCTCGTCACCGCAGCGACTCACGCGCGGCGAGATCCAGGCGATCGAGGACATGGTGACCTCGTCGGCCTACCGTCACGTGCCGACGCGGACGCTTGCGGTCCTGGCGCAGCGGCTCTGCACCGTCGGCGCCTCGCCCTCGACGTGGTATCGACTCGTGCGGAAGCACGGATGGCGACGCCCGCGGCTGCGAGTGCATCCCAGCAAGCCCAAGGTGGGTGTGCGAACGGCACGCCCCGACGAGATGTGGCACATCGACACGACTGTGATCCGTCTGCTCGATGGCACGCGCGCCTATGTGCACGCCGTCATCGACAACTTCTCGCGTCGGATTCTGGCATGGCATGTGGCGGATGCGTTCGCGCCCGGCAACAGCGTCGCCGTCCTCCTCGCGGCGACTGAGGGTGCAGCCGTGTCACACGGTGTTCCAGTGGTGTTGGCCGGTGTGGAGAACGTCAACGCGCAGATCGACGCCCTGCTGGAGACCGGCGTGCTGCGGCGTCTGCTGGCCATGACAGAGCTGAAGTTCTCGAACTCGATGATCGAAGCGTGGTGGCGCTCGCTGAAACACCAGTGGCTGTTCCTGCACGCACTCGACAGCGTCGCGACGGTGCGCCGGCTGGTGGCGTTCTACGTGGACGAGCACAACCACGTGCTGCCGCATGCGGCGTTTCAGGGCCAGACGCCAGATGAGATGTACTTCCGGCGGAACTGGCATCACGCGTGA